Part of the Methylorubrum populi genome is shown below.
TGCTCCAGCTCCTTGGTGAACAGCCCCTTGCCGCCGATCTCGGAGAGCGGCCGGTCGAGCACCCGGTCGGCGACGGTCGAAACGACGACGATCTCGGTCTCGAGGCCGGGATTGGCGGCCACGATCCGATCGCGGACCATGCCGGTCTGTGCCAGCGCCATCGGGCTGCCGCGGGTTCCGATTCTCAGGGGTCGTGAGAGAGTCATCCTCGCGCTTTAGCCGAGACGGCACCGCCCGTCACGATGGGCGCACATCCGTGCGGGCGGTTCGTCGAAGCGTCTGCCGAAAGGTTGTGCTCAAGGGCAGCCGAAGGGCCTTGCGCGACGCTTTGTCGGAAAACTTTTCGATGGGGGCTGGACAGGCCGTCCGCCCGTTGCTAATTCGCCGCCACCGCACGGGACTGGTGGCCCGGCGGTCCGGCCTCCCCAAAGAGGCTTCGGGCGCATAGCTCAGTTGGTAGAGCAGCTGACTCTTAATCAGCGGGTCCTAGGTTCGAACCCTAGTGCGCCCACCAATCACCCTAATCCTTTAGCCGACAGGCTGCTTACTGAACCGGAGACGGAGTAAGCAGATGGTTGGCGCGCTGAGCGCTTCAGCAATTCCGGCATTTCCGTGCAAGTATGGCGCTTTCTCGTTCGCTTTGCCCCTGGCGCAACACGTCACGGTGAAATGCTGAACTTCGATCCGCTGAGCTGGTCCAGATTTCAATAACCATCCTATCTCATTACACATCTTGCGCGAGTCTGGAGCGCATGCGCCGTATGATAACCCATTGGCTTGCAAATTTTTACGTTCAACATCATTATTAATTTCGTATTTGCCTGAGAGATATTTCGATCCGCAGTCTCCGCGTATTGGTTCTATTGACGGGCCAAGCGGTGATCGGATTTCAAAGTCGGTGCAGAGTCGGCCTCGCGCAGAACGATGCCGATATAGCCGACGAATTACACGCTCTTGGAGTGCTCGACGCAGCCCGCGATGATGGGCGTGCTGATGATGCCGCCGGTCTCGAACGCCTTGGGCAAGTCGAGGCTCGAGGGCTGGTCCGTCACCGGGGGCCGCGTGCAGTTCATCCATGACATCGCCGGCGATCCGCTTGCCCGCGTGGATCTGACTCGACCCCGGCGGTCGTAGCACCAATCCCTGTTCTCGATATCCTTGTGGCCGCCGATGATCAGCTACGCTCACAGCAGGCCTGCCGGCGGTGGACATACGGAGCGTCCGGCTGCTGGTCGCACCAAAGCAATGGAAAATTGTTTTGGCTCGCACGGCTGCATTCTGAGATCAAATCTGGTGTTGTTTTGCTAAATTTTTATCAATCTCAATATATGATCGTTATGAATCGCCTTACCAACTTATATATCAACTTAGGTATTTCTGGTAATGACGATGAGCAACAAAAGACAAGGCTTCCCAAAGGCAGATGAGATCGGTCGCATATTTCCACATGTGGGAAATTCAATTTGGTGTTGTGTTGCGGGGCGGACCGCGGTTGGCGCTGAGTTATCTGTCATCAGCGTCCTCGGCATCCCGCAGCGCTTCACGCTTGTGATCGTCGATACCGGCGAGCGCTTCTTGGCTGAGACTGTGCGCATGGAGGCGTGGACCATGTCCGTCCGCCTGCGGCCGGCCCCGGCATTCGGAGATGCCGAGCGGGCGCGGGCGCTTGCATCTGCAGCTATGAACTGAGGCAAGCTGATGAGGACGCCTGCGACGCTATCGATGGGGAGTGGGCGCATCGGGCCTTCCCTCCGTCTCGGTGCAGGGAAACTGTGAGGGCGGCTCGGGTGCAGGCGAGGAGAGTGCGAGCCGATGGACTGCGCTGATCGCGTCCGGCCCCCGCCGGCGCTCGCCGGCCGCTTTGCTGGTCTGCGGCGAACCGCGAAATAGTGCCAGGACGTGCGCGGTCGGCCGCTCGCGCGGCGGCTCCATCAGCAAAACCTATGGCTTCGCTGATGGTCGTAGTCGACCGGCTGCGTTCTCCCTAAGACCGGGCAACATCGCCGATATCAACAGGGCGCTCCTCTGTTGCAGGCGTTTGTCCCCACTCGACGCCGGATCGCCTGCCGACGGCGTAACCGGGTTGAGCGAATATTCGGCGACATCGAGAAATGGCGTCGCATTGCGCTGTGCTCGCTCCACCAGAACCGATCTGGTCCCAGTCGCGATCGCCGCCTGCATCCTCTCGGTGAGCTTAGGTGTGCTCAATTTTGTGCGTGCGCTAATCTTACCAAGCATTCCGCTGGCAGATGGTTCTCGATCTTATCGAATAGGATCACAGCATGTCACTACTCTGCCGGTTCAGGGCATCAACTGAACGTCGACCATATGATCGATCCGGCTCGTTGCGCCTGGATCGCCGCAAGCTGCCAACCCCAATCTGATCGGAATTCTCGCCGGACGGCCCACCTCGAACCAGTCGGTCAAGAGGCAGCCCAAGCGAGCGTCCTCGTGCTCACGCCCCTTCACCGTACCGGCACCGTCGAGCTGCTGGCCCCGCTCCGGACCGATCTCGGAACCGACTGCCGTGTTCTAGCGTGGCTCTCCCTTCCGTCCGATTGCGGTCACGACACGCTCGCGCGGATCGGCCGATACGGTTGATGGGATCCGACCCTCCTCGACGGAGAGCCGGATCTCGCATCAGAACGCCTCAAGCGGGGCGCTTTGCGGCGTTCCTGCGGCCGCCTCGGAGCGTCGACCGGCATCGTTCCGCAACCGCTCCAGTGGCTTCCGCCCGAAGGTCAGGAACAGGATCGGCGTCAGCACCGTGTCGAGCAGCGTGGCGCTGATCAGGCCGCCGAAGATCGTGACCGCCACGGGGTGCAGGATCTCCTTGCCCGGGGCGTCGGCGCCGATCAGCAACGGCACCAGCGCGACGCCGGCGGAGAGCGCCGTCATCAGGACCGGCGCGAGCCGCTCCAGGCTGCCCCGGATCACCAACTCACGCCCGAATGGCATGCCCTCGTGGATGGCGAGGTTCAGGTAGTGGCTGATCTTCAGGATGCCGTTGCGGGTGGCGATGCCGGTCAGCGTGATGAAGCCGATCATCGACGCCACCGACAGGGGCTGCCCAGCCAGCCAGAGCGCGGCCACAGAGCCGATCAGGGCAAGCGGAATGCTGCCCAGGATGATCAGCGTGAACACCACCGATCGGTAGCGGCTGTAGAGCAGCGCGAACACCAGGGCGAGCGACAGCAGCGAGAGAAGACCGATGGTGCGGCTGGCCTCGGCCTGGGCCTGGAACGAGCCCTCCAGCCGTGTGGTGTATCCGTTGGGCAGGCTTGCCGCGGCGACGTTCTCCTCGATGGCTCGAACGATCTTGCCGATGTCGGCGCCGGGCTGCGTGTTGGCCTGCACGACGATGCGGCGGCGGGCATTCTCGCGCAGGATCTGATTCGGCCCGTCGGTCTCCCGGATGTCGGCGATCTGGCGGGCCGGGACCCAGCCGGACGGCGTCTCGATCAGAAGGTCTCCGAGGCGCTGCGTGGTTCGCATCGCATCGGACAGGCGCATCACGACGTCGAAACGTCGGTAGCCGTCCACCACCCGCGAGACGACCTGGCCGTTCGAGAGGCGGCTCAACTGCTCGACCAGTGCGGCGGGCTGTACGCCGTAGAGCGCCGCGCGGTTGTAGTCGACGCGAATTTCGAGCTGCGGGATCAGCACCTGCTTCTCAACCTGCAGGTCGGCGAGGCCGGGGATGTCCGCGAGGCGTTGCCGCAGGTCCTCGGCGAGAGCCCGCAGGGTGTCGAGATCCTCTCCGAAGATCTTGAGCGCGATCTCGGCACGCACGCCCGAGAGCATGTGGTCGAGGCGGTGTGAGATGGGCTGGCCGACATTGACGTTGACCGGGAGCACGGCGAGGCGCCCGCGGATGTCGGCGACGAGATCGGGCTTCGGCCGGGCCCCCGGCTTGAGATCGATCTCCAGGTCGGAGGAGTGCACGCCCTCCGCGTGCTCGTCGAGCTCGGCCCGGCCGGTGCGGCGACCGATGGATTTCACGTCCGGCATGTCGAGAAGCAGGCGCTCGGCCACGAGGCCGATGCGGTTGCTCTCGGCCAGAGAGATGCCGGGGTTGAAGGTCATGTTGACCGTGAAGGAGCCCTCGTTGAACGGCGGCAGGAAGGCGCGCGGCAGGAAGGTGGCCGCGAGCCCCGCCGCCGCCACCGCCAGAGCCGCCACCGCGATGATCGGCCGGGCATGCCCGAGCAGGCTCCGCAGAAGGGCGGCGTTGCCGCGCTTGAGCAGCACGAGGAAGCGGCTGTCGTGCTCCTCCAGGCGCTTGAGCCCGGGCAGCAGATAGTAGGCGAGCACCGGAGTCAGGGTGATCGAGACGAGGAGGCTCGCCAGGATCGAGATGATGTAGGCTTGGCCGAGCGGCGCGAAGAGCCGGCCCTCGATGCCGGACAGCGCGAAGAGCGGCACGAAGACCAGCACGATCACCATTGTGGCGTAGACGATGCCCGAGCGCACCTCGTTCGAGGCCGCGATCACGACCTCGAAGACGCTCCGCGGATTGCCGGCCCGTCGATTCTCACCGAGGCGCCGGAAGATGTTCTCCACATCGACCACCGCGTCGTCGACGAGTTCGCCGATGGCGATGGCGAGGCCGCCGAGCGTCATCGTGTTGATGGAGAGCCCGAACAGGTGGAACACCACCGCGGTCGCCAGGATCGAGACCGGGATCGCCGTGAGCGAGATCGCGGTCGTGCGGACGTTCAGCAGGAAGGCGAAAAGGACGACGGCGACCACCATGATCGCCTCGATCAGCACCGTTTCGACGTTGCGGATCGACGTCTCGATGAAGTTGGCTTGGCGGAAGATGAGCTGGTCGGCGCGCACCCCCTTGAAGGCACAGGCCTCGCCGGGCGGTTCGGTGCCGAGCTGGCCCGGACCGCGCTTGTCGGCATCCGGCCCGCAGGCGTTGAGGCTCGCCGTGATCTCGGCGAGCGCCGCCTCGACCTCGCGGGTGAGGCGCACCGTATCGACGCCCGGCTGCTTCTCCACCGAGATCACGACGGCGGGTGCGCCCATGTAGCCGCTGTCGCCCCGCTTCACCCGGGCCGCGAACGATACGTCGGCGACCTGCCGCAGGTAGACCGGCCTGTTGTTGACCGTCGCGACGACCATGTTGCGCAGGTCATCGAGGTTCATGGTCCGTCCGAGATTCCGGATCAGGTACTCGCGGGCGTACTGGTCGGTGAACCCGCCGCCGGTGTTGGTGCCGAACTGCGCGAGCGCGGTTTCCAGCTGGGCATGGGTGACGCCGAGCGCCCGAAGGGCCGTGGGTTGCGGCGCGACGCGGAACTGGCGCACCTCCCCGCCCATCGGAATTACCTGGGCGACGCCGGGAATGGAGAGCAGGCGCGGGCGGATGGTGAAGTCGGCCAGCTCCCGCAACTGCATCGGCGAGACCGAGCCGCCGCTGAGGGCGACCATGACGATCTGGCCCATGATCGAGGAGACCGGGCCCATCATCGGGTTCACCGTGGGCGGCAGCTGCGGCCGCACCATCGCCAAGCGTTCCGAGACCTGCTGGCGGTTGCGGTAGATATCGGTGCCCCAGTCGAATTCGACGTAGATGACCGAGAGGCCGACGCCCGAGACCGAGCGCACCCGCGTAACGCCCGGCAGGCCGTTCATCTGCGTCTCGATCGGGAAGGTGACGAGTTGCTCCACCTCCTGGGGCGCAAGTCCCTCGGCCTCCGTCATGATCGTGACGGTCGGACGGTTGAGGTCTGGGAAGACGTCGACCGGGAGCTTGGTGACGGTGAAAGCGCCGTAGACGACGAGCACGGCGGCGAGCGCCAGCACGAGCAGGCGGTTGCGCAGGGACTGCGTGACGAGGAGCGTGAACATCGGCGTGCCTCCTCAGCGGACCTGATTGAGGAGCTCGGCGCCCTGGGTGACGATCCGTTGACCCGGAGCCACTCCCGACACCACCAGCACCCGCCCCGCATCGAGCGGTTCGACCCGCACCTCGCGCGGCTCGAAGCGCTCGGGCGCGGTGTGCTCGTAGACGATGCTCTGCCCGTTGCCGCCACGGACGACGCTGGTGCGCGGCAGGGCCAGCCCCTCCTGCTGCCCGTCGGTGGAGGCCAGCACGGTGATGAACTGTCCGGTGCGAAGCTCATGCGGCGCACCGACCACGGCGAAGTGCATCGGCACCGCCTGGCTGCGGTCGGCCAAGCCCGCCCCCATATAGGCGAGCCGGAGCACCCGCCCGTCGGCCATCCGGGCCGTGGCGTCCTGCCCCCCGGCCAGCGCGTCGAAGCTCAGGGCCTCCACCCAGAGGCGGGCCGGATCGACGATCTGGAAGACCTGTACCCCCGGGCTCGCCATCTGGCCCGCGACCGCGGTCGCCTCGGCGATGACTCCGTCGACGGGCGCCATCAGAGCCTCCGGCTGCTGACGGATATTGTCGAGGGCGGCGCGGCGGTCGAGCAGCCCCTTGAGCTCGGCCTGAGCGTCCTCGAGCTGCACCTGCGAGACGGAGCCGCCCGGCGCGAGCTTGCGGTAGCGCTCGACCCGACGTTCCATGATGGCGATCTGCTGGTCGAGCTCCCCCTGGCGCTGGCGCATGTCGGAGGCGTCCACCGCCTGCACCGGCGGCGTCACGTAGGCCAGCACCTCGCCCTTGCGCACTCGCGTCCCCAGGCGCGGAAAGATGCCGGATTCCGGAGGCGAGAGCCGGCCGCCGACGGAGGATTGGACGACGCCGCTGGCGCTCGGGTCGGGCACGATGCGCCCCGGCAGCTCGACGGTGCGGCGAAGCGTATCCGAGGCGGTCACGACGGTTCGGACCGCGAGCACCCGCTGGGTTGGTTTCGGCACGAAGATCGACCCGTCGGGTTGGCGTCGTGCCAAGTCCTGTCCGCCGGCGGACGGCGCGGCCATCGGCAGGCCCTGGGGCGAGGCGCGACCCTTGCCACCGTTGTCGTGCCCTTCGTCCGCGAAAGCGCGAGGAGCAAGAGCGAGGCCCACAACGAAGACGACCAGTGCCGTAGCGGGCAGGTAGCGTCGCCGGCGCATCAGCAGCGTGACCGCGACGCCGAGAACGAAGCCGCCGCCGCCGATGGCAATCGGCAGCGGGTCGGCCTCCTTGAGGTGGCGCTGGAAGTCGTGGGCCGCCGCGAGGCCGGCTGCCCAGGTGGAGGCGCCCGCCGCGAGCGGTGCCGGCGGCGCCTCCGGGACGGACAGCGTGACCGGGAACAGGTCGGCGTTGCCGTTCACCGTCACGGTGAACAGTACGTCGTGCTCGCCTGGATGCTGACTCCAATCGGCATTTAGCCCGTAGCTTCCGTCCGGAAGCGGCAGCGCTCTGGCGGGCCCTTCCGGTGTCTCCGCCTCGACGACGGCGTCCGTCACCGGTTCGTTGGAGCCTGCTCGATCGAGGAACACGACCAGCCTACCGCTGCGGGCGATGGCGACGAGTTCGAGCGCCTCGGTTCGCGACGAGCCGCGCGGCGCGGCCGTCGTCGGCGAGGCTTGCGCCTCGTTGGCGTGGTCGTGGCCCTCATGGGCGGCAGATATCGTCGGCGTCACGACCGACAGGCCGAGCGCAAGAACAGCCATCCGCAGGGCGGAGGCGGAGAGAACACGCATGGGAAAACCGAGCCTTCGCGAGAGAGAGGCTGGCGGCAGCCATCATGGGCCGCCGCTCAGAGCGCGCGTCGAAGCGCGAATCTCAGGCGAGGGTTCGAGGGGGCTCTGACGGGGTTTTGGGTGCCACGCTATCGAACGCAACCGTCGGAATGCCGATCAAGGTTCGGCCGGGCTGCGGGGCGAGCGTCACGGCAGCGAAGTCCTGGCGGACGAACGACGTGTGGCAGCAGCACAGACCGCACGGACCGGCACTTGGCTTGTCGCCACCCGGCTCTGCCTGATCTGCGATCTCGCCGACGGAGTCAGATCCGGAGGCGTCCGAATGCTCGAAAGCGGCGACAGAAGCATGGCCGATATGCGAGGCGCCCGCATGCGAGTGCCCGGCATCCGCCACCGCGAAGACGACGAGCGCCACGATCTGAAGGACCGTCAGCAGCGAGCGCCAATGGGATCGGGGGGCCGACATGATGCGGCGTACATAACATTTCCTGTCGCGTTGAGCATGAGCTTTTTTTCGGCAACCGGCCTGACCGACTTCATCGCGGCCTGAATCAGCCGCGCTCCGGCACCGCCGGCGC
Proteins encoded:
- a CDS encoding efflux RND transporter permease subunit, giving the protein MFTLLVTQSLRNRLLVLALAAVLVVYGAFTVTKLPVDVFPDLNRPTVTIMTEAEGLAPQEVEQLVTFPIETQMNGLPGVTRVRSVSGVGLSVIYVEFDWGTDIYRNRQQVSERLAMVRPQLPPTVNPMMGPVSSIMGQIVMVALSGGSVSPMQLRELADFTIRPRLLSIPGVAQVIPMGGEVRQFRVAPQPTALRALGVTHAQLETALAQFGTNTGGGFTDQYAREYLIRNLGRTMNLDDLRNMVVATVNNRPVYLRQVADVSFAARVKRGDSGYMGAPAVVISVEKQPGVDTVRLTREVEAALAEITASLNACGPDADKRGPGQLGTEPPGEACAFKGVRADQLIFRQANFIETSIRNVETVLIEAIMVVAVVLFAFLLNVRTTAISLTAIPVSILATAVVFHLFGLSINTMTLGGLAIAIGELVDDAVVDVENIFRRLGENRRAGNPRSVFEVVIAASNEVRSGIVYATMVIVLVFVPLFALSGIEGRLFAPLGQAYIISILASLLVSITLTPVLAYYLLPGLKRLEEHDSRFLVLLKRGNAALLRSLLGHARPIIAVAALAVAAAGLAATFLPRAFLPPFNEGSFTVNMTFNPGISLAESNRIGLVAERLLLDMPDVKSIGRRTGRAELDEHAEGVHSSDLEIDLKPGARPKPDLVADIRGRLAVLPVNVNVGQPISHRLDHMLSGVRAEIALKIFGEDLDTLRALAEDLRQRLADIPGLADLQVEKQVLIPQLEIRVDYNRAALYGVQPAALVEQLSRLSNGQVVSRVVDGYRRFDVVMRLSDAMRTTQRLGDLLIETPSGWVPARQIADIRETDGPNQILRENARRRIVVQANTQPGADIGKIVRAIEENVAAASLPNGYTTRLEGSFQAQAEASRTIGLLSLLSLALVFALLYSRYRSVVFTLIILGSIPLALIGSVAALWLAGQPLSVASMIGFITLTGIATRNGILKISHYLNLAIHEGMPFGRELVIRGSLERLAPVLMTALSAGVALVPLLIGADAPGKEILHPVAVTIFGGLISATLLDTVLTPILFLTFGRKPLERLRNDAGRRSEAAAGTPQSAPLEAF
- a CDS encoding efflux RND transporter periplasmic adaptor subunit; the encoded protein is MRVLSASALRMAVLALGLSVVTPTISAAHEGHDHANEAQASPTTAAPRGSSRTEALELVAIARSGRLVVFLDRAGSNEPVTDAVVEAETPEGPARALPLPDGSYGLNADWSQHPGEHDVLFTVTVNGNADLFPVTLSVPEAPPAPLAAGASTWAAGLAAAHDFQRHLKEADPLPIAIGGGGFVLGVAVTLLMRRRRYLPATALVVFVVGLALAPRAFADEGHDNGGKGRASPQGLPMAAPSAGGQDLARRQPDGSIFVPKPTQRVLAVRTVVTASDTLRRTVELPGRIVPDPSASGVVQSSVGGRLSPPESGIFPRLGTRVRKGEVLAYVTPPVQAVDASDMRQRQGELDQQIAIMERRVERYRKLAPGGSVSQVQLEDAQAELKGLLDRRAALDNIRQQPEALMAPVDGVIAEATAVAGQMASPGVQVFQIVDPARLWVEALSFDALAGGQDATARMADGRVLRLAYMGAGLADRSQAVPMHFAVVGAPHELRTGQFITVLASTDGQQEGLALPRTSVVRGGNGQSIVYEHTAPERFEPREVRVEPLDAGRVLVVSGVAPGQRIVTQGAELLNQVR